From Longimicrobium sp.:
CCGCCTCAGCAACCCGCGCGAGGGGGTGGGCCTGGGCCTCGCCATCAGCCGCGATCTCGCCCGCGCCATGGGCGGCGAGCTGGACGTCACCAGCGCGCCCGGTGCGGGGAGCACCTTTACGCTGCGGCTTCCGGCGGAGAAGTAGGGCTGTCTTCGGCTGGGCGGGTCCCAGTCAGCGCCGGCGGGTACGCATCGAGCCACGTCGCGATCCGCCGCGGCAGGACGACGGCGCTCTTCGCTCCCGAGCGCACGGATTCCGCGAGTCCCCGCGCGTAAAGGCGTGTGACGGCCTCGTGCGTGGCGGCGTACGTAGCGCCCGTGACGCGGGCGAGCTCCGCGATGCTGCGGGGCTTTTCGCGCAACGCCTCTACGACCTGCCCCTCCAGGGACGCACCGATCAGTGCGCGAACCCGCAGCTCCGGGCAGTGCTTCAGTATCCAGCGGATCGGGCGGATGGCCGCGGTTTTAAGGCTGACCTCATCGTGCCAGAGCCCCCAGCGCGAAAAGATCGGGAGCGACTGCTCGCGCGCGAAAGCGGCGAGGACCGGATTCTCCGCGATCCTGTCGAAGAGCACCCGCGGCTCATCGAGCGGCCTGCAGTACCGCTGCGCCGCCACCAGGCGATCCGACGCGGCGACCTCGTTCGCCACCGCGAGCATCGCTCCCGCCACCGCCGAACCGACCTCACCGAGCTTTTCCACGATCCGCCCGAGGCGCCGCACGTCCACCAGCGTGTGGTGCACACCGATCCAGCTCGCCGCGACGAAGAAGAGCCGGTGATCGGCCGGCGCCAGACCCGCCGTGCGCCCGATCAGCGACTCGATGTCGACCGGGTACGCCGCCAGCGGAACCGAGAACCCCGCGCCGACACGCTTCCACTCGGCGGAGAGGTGCTGGATCTCCATCTGCGCGTCCATGTTCACGCGTCCAGGTAGAGCTGCATGCGGAGCGCGCGGTCGGGCCGGGTACGGGCGATGCGGCCGAGCTGCCCGCGGACGAACGCGATCTCCTCCTCCACCGGGGCCATCGCCGAGATGTCGTCGAGGTCCTGGGCACGCAGCGCGAAGCACTTCATCACCAGCAGATCGAGCCGTCCCAGCCTCCTGACGCAGAGGTTGGCGAACACCCCGACCTCCTCCAGCCGGTCCAGGAAGTCAGGCGGAAGCACGTCGGCCCACGCCTTCACGCCATCGTTGAGCCACGCAGCCGGAAGGTCGCGCTCCTCCGCCACGAGCGCGAGCACGTCTTCCAGGTCGGCCAGCTTGGGGGTGGAGTGGATCACGTCGCCGTCCTCGGTGCCGCGGTCGATGTACCCGGCCAGGATCAGCGCGGCGCCGCCCGCCAGCACGATCTCCGTGCCGGGGGCGCAGAGCGTTCCGAGCCGCTCGAGTGCCTGGATGAGCTCGCTGCGTTCCATGACTCGAACTATATACTTTTTCCTTTACTCTGCACAAGCTGCCCGGCGGCGTAGTGGCGCCGTGCTTGCGGGGTGGCGCAGAGGGCTGTAAATGACGATGCGTCATTACGGGTGGGGCGTCGTCCCCGCCGACTCAACCATCGACCACAGAGACCATGCGCAGACTGATTCCGCTATTTGCAGCGGTGGCGCTGACCGCCGCCGCCGCGCCCGTGAACGCGCAGACCGGCTTCGCGCTGAAGGGGCACTTCCTCTTCAACGAGAGCACCGCCAAGGGCGCCGACCGCGACCAGGAGACCCCCTCGGAGGACGGCTTCTCGATCGGCGCGGAGGTGGTGCTGCCGATGAAGATCGGCATCGGCGTGAGCGCGTACGCCAACGGACGCGCGCGTGAGGCGGACGTGGAGACGCAGAGCTTCGGGATGCTGGCCGAGGCGAACTACTTCCTGGACCTGCCGGCGATCCCCATCACGCCGTACGCCGGGGTGCACGCGGGGCTCGGGCGCTACACCTACGACGACCTCGGCGACGCGACGCCGGAGATCGAGGACAGCCGCACGCAGCTCGGCTTCCAGGTCGGCCTGCGCCTGCAGCTGACCCGGATGTTCGGCATCGACGCGCAGTACCGCCGCATGAGCGACTCCGCCTCGAACGACCAGAGCCCGGATCTGGAGCGCAACCACGTGCTGGTGGGGGTGACGCTGTTCTGAGGGAGGTGATCGATCCCGGCGGTTGAAACCGCTGCAACAACCGCGGGAAACCGGGGGCTGAAGCCCCCGGCTGGAACCACGGGAAGACCGCTGAAGCGGTCTCGCGCGCCGCAGGTTGCGGTGCAGCGTCGGGCACGGGCGCGATGAATCGCGCCCCTACCAGGCATCCGCGGTAGGCACGGAGTTCTCCCCCTCACCCGCCCTGCGCCCCCGCAGGCGGGGGAGGGGGTCGGGGGGAGGGGGCCCTCTGCGCAGCACCAACCTCCGCCCCCTCTCTCGATAACGGCGAGGGCGGAGCCCTCTCCTGTTATCGGGAGAGGGGGCAGCGAGGAACGAGCGGGGGTGAGGGCCCCCTCACCCCGTGTTCCGCAGCCCCGCCGAGATCCCGTTGATCGTTCCCGCCAGCGCGTAGTTCAGCTCGTCGCTCTCCTCGCCGGCGCGCTTGCGGCGCAGGAGGCCGACCTGGATGAGCGACATCGGGTCGACGTACGGGTTGCGCAGGCGGATGGAGCGCGCGAGGACC
This genomic window contains:
- a CDS encoding DUF6036 family nucleotidyltransferase — its product is MERSELIQALERLGTLCAPGTEIVLAGGAALILAGYIDRGTEDGDVIHSTPKLADLEDVLALVAEERDLPAAWLNDGVKAWADVLPPDFLDRLEEVGVFANLCVRRLGRLDLLVMKCFALRAQDLDDISAMAPVEEEIAFVRGQLGRIARTRPDRALRMQLYLDA
- a CDS encoding outer membrane beta-barrel protein, with the translated sequence MRRLIPLFAAVALTAAAAPVNAQTGFALKGHFLFNESTAKGADRDQETPSEDGFSIGAEVVLPMKIGIGVSAYANGRAREADVETQSFGMLAEANYFLDLPAIPITPYAGVHAGLGRYTYDDLGDATPEIEDSRTQLGFQVGLRLQLTRMFGIDAQYRRMSDSASNDQSPDLERNHVLVGVTLF